CGCGGCGGTCGAGAAACAGTTGATGGACGTTCTGCTCAGCGCGTCGACGCTCTGACCGGTACCGCAGGAATTCAGTCGACACAGGGTTCAGTCGACACAGGGCTCAGTCGACACAGGGAATGCCGCCGTCGCTGTGCACACCCGCGTCGGGGGCCGTTACCGGATCCGGGGACGGATCCGGTGCGACGACCTCGAGCGGGGGCGGCGTTGTTGCCGGATCAGGCGCCGAGGTCATCGGCGATGCGGGCGCAGGCGCGTCGCCGATCAACCGTACTGCCTCGGCCCTGATGGCATCGACGTCGACGAGGTTGACGTCCTGCCCGTCGATCGTGTCGTAGCCCGTGATCGGGAGGGTGTAGAAATCGATGTCGCCCTGCATGACTGCACCGGCTCCCCCTGCGAGCTTCACCGGATCCAAGGATGCATCGATCACGACGTCGTTCTTGGTGCCCGCTACGAGCGCCCGGAGTTCGCCGATGTTCGCCATGACACCGGAGGCGCTGAGCTTGGCCATCACTCCCGCCACGAATGCCTGCTGTCGTTTGGTTCGATCCAGGTCGCCGTTGTCGAGGCCGTGGCGTTGCCGGACGAAGGACAGCGCCTGCGATGCGCTCAGCTCTTGCGCGCCCGCCGCGAAGTCCGCGCCCGAATAGTTGTCGTGTACCGGATTGTTCAGGCACACCTGAATGGGCCCGACGGCAGTCGCCACGTCGTAGAAGCCCAGAAGGTTCACTTCGGCAAAATGATCGATCGGCACGTCGAGCAGATCACGAACCGCGGTCAACGTCGATCGTCGACCAGCGTCTCGCGCTCGACGCTCCCGCTCGGCCGTATCGATGACGCCCTCGTCGAGTAATCGTGTATCGGCGTCGGCTTTCGCAAGTCCGTACGCTTCCTTGATCTTTCGCTTGCCGTATCCGGGAACGTCGACGTAGTCGTCGCGAGGTATCGACAGCGCGGTCGCGCGACCGCCGTCGGCCGGAAGGTGCACCAGCAACAACGTGTTGGTGTTGTAACCGCCGACATCGCTGTCGCCCGCATGCAGCGCATCGGTGACGAACTCGGCAGGCAGGTCGTTGCCGTCCATGTCCTTCCGACTGTCGAGGCCGATCAACAAGATGTTGGTGTCCTCGCCGTTGCCACTCGAATCGTTGTTCGCGATGCCGTCGAGCGCATCCGAGGTGGTCAGTCCCGTGGTGGCTTCGCGGTACACCGCGAACCCGATTCCACTCACCGCAACCGAGGCAACTGCCGCAGTGGCGACGAAAACCCGGCCGATTCGGAGCGCGAGGCCGCGATTGCGCGACGGCGTCCTGATGCGATGGCGCCCCGATCCACGTTCACCGAGGGTGGTGTCGTTGCCTGGGCCGTTCGAGAGCACCTCGCCAGGCTACTCGGCCCTCACCTGGCGGTTGCTCCACCCAATCGCAGCGCGAGATCGTCGACGGCGGAGAACGCCGCCTCCAGATTGGCTCGTGCCCGCGGAATCTGCGGTGCGAGCGCCGGCACCCGCTCGGCGAGCGTCAGGTCGACCGGAACGAAGTGCACGTCCATCCTCAGAGCAACTCCGAGCACCTGTCGCAGTTGCGCGGTGGTGTGGTCGGCGGAGGCGTTGTCGGTACCAGGGGTGTAGTCGTTTCCCCGACTGGTCACCACGACCACGGGCTTGCCGACGAGAGGTGCCGTGTCACTCTCGAACGGCACTGTGATGCCCGGAACGTGTACGTAGTCGATCCATGCCTTCAAGGTCGACGGGATCGACCAGTTGTACATCGGTGCGCCGATCAGCACCGCGTCCGCCGAGATCAGTTCCTCGATCAGTTCGACCTGCAACGCCTCGGCGGAAGGATCCACGGTTTCGTCGGCGGTTCGCAGATGGGGTGCCCAGTGCAGCGCCGAGGTGGGTAGGTGCGGCAGCGGACTCGAGTGCAGGTCTCGATGGATCACCGAGTGATCGGTGCCGATGCCATGCCAGGCGTCCGAGAAGCGGGCCGTCACCCTACGGCTGATCGAGCGATCCGGGTCTGCGGACGAATCGAGGTGCAACAACTGGGGCACTGAAAACACTCCTCACATGCTGGGTGCTTCGAGCCTATGCGTACCGACGCCTCTGCCCGCTCCTATCCTGGACCGATGGACTTCCGATTCGTCATGCCTGCTCTCGAGTCGCGATCGGCCAACTCGCTGGCGGCGGTCGTTCACGAGCGGACCGGACCAGACGTGGACATCAGAATCGGCGGTTCGGAGGTACCGCTCGACGAAGCAGCACGCAGTGCGGTGTTGGAACTTCTCACCCAGCTCTCGACCGGTCGGGCGGTGGCCATCGGCACCGTGGACGAGTTGCTGACCACCTCGCAAGCTGCCGAGGTGCTCGGTGTTTCCGACACCTATGTCAGACGGTTGGCCGATGCGGGCGATCTACCGATCGAAATGCGAGGCACTCACCGACGATTTCGGCTCGAAGACCTTCTGCGGCATCGTGATCGATTCCGGTGACGTTGGGGTGCCGTCACCCGGCCTCACGTTCGAAGTGCTCGGACTGGACGGTCATGAGATCACGGAACGCCTGACCGGCAGCCAGCCAGAGTTGTTCGGAGTCGATGTAGTCCACCCCTCGGATCTCGACATCACCCAGGTACGCGCCGACGTCGACCGACAACATTCCGATGACCGAAGAGACGTCGGCATCGAGATACGTGGATTGGGTGTTCTGCAGTTCTCGGAATTGAGCCGAGAAGAACTCGGCTGGGATTCTCCGATCGACGAACTGGGCGATGAGGAACAGGAAGCGGGACGCGTGGGCTGAGCCCGTCCGGAAGGAATGTTCCATGGTGAAGACCTCTCCCCACGGTCGACAGCACCCCTCGCACTGTCGACCGTTGAGCTCGCTGATACCCGAATTTCGATGCACGGACGAACTCTCGAACATCGATTCGACCCAGAGGCTAAAACAGGGAGCTCGTCCTACCAGCGCAAGATTAATCGGACCTTTGTCCCGTTTTTACCGGAAAAGCCAATTTGGTGAGGAGTCACAACACAGCGGTCGTGAGCTGTGGTTCTCTACTGAAACGATCCCAGCGGAGCGCGATCCGGAGTGTCGAGCTGCCAGAACTGCCAGCCGTCGCGCTCCTCGACATCCCCACTGATATGTGTGGCTACCGCACTGGCAGCGACGGATGGATTGTCGAACCGGCGGCCTTCCATCGGTCCTGCGGTGATCTCCAGTCGCTGCGTCTCGGGATCGTAGCGGCCGCTGAGCCGATAGCCCTCACAATCGGCAACCACCCGTACCCGGTTGTCGATCACTTCTTCTTCCACGGCTGCCTTGGCCGACTTACGAGGTGTCTTCACCCGCGGTGTACGAACCCACGTCTGTTCGGGGCCGAGGTCGACCGATGTGTCCAACGTCGAACTCAGACCCAGCAGGTCCCAACGCTCGCTGCCGTGCAGCACTCGGTCCACGGCGATTGCGTGATGCCCGGTCCTGGTGCGGAGTGGCGAATCCTGGACCCAGAGGTCCACTTCTCCGCGGATGTCGGTAGCCATCTCTTCGGACGAGACCATGTAGAAGCGCGGCTCTTCGTTCGCGAGATCGACGAACACCCAATACGAGGATCCGGTGTCGTCACTCTCGAGCGATTCGTCCTGCCTGCGGGCCTTCCAATCACCCGTTACCTTCGATCGCACTCGGACTATGCACGACGACGTGCCGTCCATCGACCAGACCTGCACGGGATTGCGTCGCGATGTCGTCAGCCGCTCCGCGCGTCCACCGCGCTGTGCGACGGTTCGGATGAATGCCTTGATTCCCCGGTCGGATGTGTCTTCCACGGATTGCCACCTTCAGCCTCGAGAGCGCCCCGTACTTATGAAGAGAGGTGTTGCGACGGGTGGCGCTTGCACGACTCGGTTTCCCTCACCCTACTGCGTCAATGCGTGCTCGAGTAACCGCAGAACACCCCGCAGGACGAGTGCCGGTTACCGTGGTGACACCGAACTCGGCGAGGAGGTACAACCATGACGGTCGAGATCACCCACGACGGTGCCGACCATCGCTTCGAGATCTATGTCGATTCCGAGTTGGCGGGCTACTCGGAGTACCTCGAATCGGACGGTTCCAGAACGTTTCACCACACCGTGACGCTTCCGCAGTTTCGCGGTCGAGGACTTGCCGCTGCCCTCACCGAATACGCTCTCGACGACACCAGCACGCAGGGACTGCGCGTTGTCCCTGCGTGCTGGTTCGTTCGCGACTTCATCGCAGCCGCGGGCGATCGCTACTCGCATCTGATGGAGCCCTGACTGTCAGCGCCGGGACGACATCACCCCGACGCTGATCTCGGATTCCGATTCACAGTTG
The sequence above is drawn from the Rhodococcus sp. SBT000017 genome and encodes:
- a CDS encoding helix-turn-helix domain-containing protein: MDFRFVMPALESRSANSLAAVVHERTGPDVDIRIGGSEVPLDEAARSAVLELLTQLSTGRAVAIGTVDELLTTSQAAEVLGVSDTYVRRLADAGDLPIEMRGTHRRFRLEDLLRHRDRFR
- a CDS encoding LCP family protein, translating into MLSNGPGNDTTLGERGSGRHRIRTPSRNRGLALRIGRVFVATAAVASVAVSGIGFAVYREATTGLTTSDALDGIANNDSSGNGEDTNILLIGLDSRKDMDGNDLPAEFVTDALHAGDSDVGGYNTNTLLLVHLPADGGRATALSIPRDDYVDVPGYGKRKIKEAYGLAKADADTRLLDEGVIDTAERERRARDAGRRSTLTAVRDLLDVPIDHFAEVNLLGFYDVATAVGPIQVCLNNPVHDNYSGADFAAGAQELSASQALSFVRQRHGLDNGDLDRTKRQQAFVAGVMAKLSASGVMANIGELRALVAGTKNDVVIDASLDPVKLAGGAGAVMQGDIDFYTLPITGYDTIDGQDVNLVDVDAIRAEAVRLIGDAPAPASPMTSAPDPATTPPPLEVVAPDPSPDPVTAPDAGVHSDGGIPCVD
- a CDS encoding homoserine dehydrogenase, whose product is MEHSFRTGSAHASRFLFLIAQFVDRRIPAEFFSAQFRELQNTQSTYLDADVSSVIGMLSVDVGAYLGDVEIRGVDYIDSEQLWLAAGQAFRDLMTVQSEHFEREAG
- a CDS encoding FMN-dependent NADH-azoreductase; protein product: MPQLLHLDSSADPDRSISRRVTARFSDAWHGIGTDHSVIHRDLHSSPLPHLPTSALHWAPHLRTADETVDPSAEALQVELIEELISADAVLIGAPMYNWSIPSTLKAWIDYVHVPGITVPFESDTAPLVGKPVVVVTSRGNDYTPGTDNASADHTTAQLRQVLGVALRMDVHFVPVDLTLAERVPALAPQIPRARANLEAAFSAVDDLALRLGGATAR
- a CDS encoding GNAT family N-acetyltransferase; the protein is MTVEITHDGADHRFEIYVDSELAGYSEYLESDGSRTFHHTVTLPQFRGRGLAAALTEYALDDTSTQGLRVVPACWFVRDFIAAAGDRYSHLMEP